In Phoenix dactylifera cultivar Barhee BC4 unplaced genomic scaffold, palm_55x_up_171113_PBpolish2nd_filt_p 000842F, whole genome shotgun sequence, a single window of DNA contains:
- the LOC120107362 gene encoding uncharacterized protein LOC120107362, with amino-acid sequence MTIAEYEAKFTELAKFVPKLVEDELDRTHKFEMGLKTEIRKQVVPYELTTYAAVVNKALIIEREVIDERLERERNQKKRNRSNEFQGQSNENVESSNKKSTSDNLKQMNINKCSRCGKAHADKDCHWNTGACFRCGKIGHKIADCPQRNENRSTQAMEGSQGPKTQGRVFALTQQDAQASDVLTTDSEN; translated from the exons ATGActattgcagaatatgaagccAAATTTACCGAGCTAGCCAAATTTGTTCCAAAGTTAGTCGAAGATGAACTAGATCGAACGCATAAATTTGAGATGGGACTAAAGactgaaattagaaaacaagtggtaccttatgaattgactacctatgcagctgtggtaaataaggctttaataattgaaagggaagttattgatgaacggttggaaagggaaagaaatcaaaagaagagaaACAGGTCAAATGAATTTCAGGGGCAGAGCAATGAAAACGTCGAAAGTTCAAACAAGAAATCCACGAGTGACAACCTTAAGCAGATGAATATCAATAAATGTTCCAGATGTGGTAAGGCTCATGCTGACAAGGATTGCCATTGGAACACCGGTGCCTGTTTTAGATGTGGTAAGATAGGtcataaaattgcagactgcCCACAAAGAAACGAGAATAGATCTACTCAGGCAATGGAAGGAAGCCAGGGGCCAAAGACTCAAGGAAGAGTATTTGCACTTACACAGCAAGATGCACAGGCTTCTGATGTGTTGACGACAG attccgagaactaa
- the LOC120107363 gene encoding uncharacterized protein LOC120107363, producing MADNQDNQNKRLLSDYAVLNVNGAQPSIARPTVNANNFGIKPGLIQMVQQEQFGGGPAEDPHAHLANFLEICDTIKMNGVSDDAIRLRLFPFSLKDKAKAWLNSKAPNSFTTWNALSQAFLSKYFPQGKTAKLRNDITSFAQFDGESLYEAWERFKDLQRKCPHHGLPDWLIVQTFYNGLIHSVKITIDAAAGGTLMSKSTEEAYELLEEMTSSNYQWSNERGMPKKVPGMYDVDGINMLNAKVDSLVKMFGKLGNVNSVSSPVLSCDCCGGAHMSSDCMQVQFVSNYNRQQQQNNPYSNTYNPGWRNHPNFSWKDQGNQGSSSRPLHPLGFQPRPSQPESKQSWEIAIEKLANASSERFERLEAKVDQLASSNRNVEVQLGQLANSINSRGHGNLPSKTEVNPKEHCKAVTLRSGKQLGQVSGDTIVGDEVDYEEVSKKVSEEVEDLAKTTSPLPPVEPYVPPIPFPQRLKQNKIDQQFEKFLKVFRQLHINIPFADALAQIPAYTKFLKEIMSKKRKLEDFETIALTEECSAIIQNKLPPKLRDPGSFSIPCTIGDVDFSRALCDLGASVSLMPLSVSRKLGLKELKPTTISLQLADRSVKYPLGVLENVLIKVKKFIILVDFIVLEMEEDTEIPIILGRPFLATAGAIIDVKNGRLTLKVGEEEVEFNLFEATKYPSFTDHVFRVDVVDESTREIFRAENTKEPLETCLVSAGTSKDDNLEVAKVACALEATCPKQKKRGIYFEDIGKGQPPPPHLMCKHQFWS from the coding sequence ATGGCAGATAACCAAGATAATCAGAATAAAAGGTTGTTGAGTGACTATGCAGTGCTGAATGTCAATGGTGCTCAACCTAGTATTGCGAGACCTACAGTCAATGCTAATAATTTTGGGATTAAGCCTGGTCTCATCCAGATGGTGCAACAGGAGCAGTTTGGTGGAGGACCTGCTGAGGATCCACATGCACACCTTGCCAATTTCTTGGAGATTTGTGATACAATCAAGATGAATGGAGTTAGTGATGATGCTATTCGACTCCGACTTTTTCCATTTTCTCTAAAAGATAAAGCCAAGGCCTGGTTGAATTCTAAAGCGCCTAACTCTTTCACCACCTGGAATGCCTTGTCACAAGCTTTTCTGAGTAAGTATTTTCCCCAAGGTAAGACTGCCAAACTTAGAAATGATATTACCAGTTTTGCTCAGTTTGATGGTGAATCTTTGTATGAAGCCTGGGAGAGGTTTAAGGATCTGCAGAGGAAGTGTCCACATCATGGTCTTCCTGACTGGCTGATTGTACAGACTTTTTATAATGGATTAATACATTCAGTTAAAATTACCATAGATGCAGCTGCAGGAGGTACTTTAATGAGTAAGTCAACAGAAGAGGCATATGAGTTGTTAGAAGAAATGACCTCTAGCAATTATCAGTGGTCTAATGAAAGAGGTATGCCTAAGAAAGTTCCAGGTATGTATGATGTAGATGGCATAAACATGTTGAATGCCAAGGTTGATTCTCTAGTAAAAATGTTCGGTAAGCTGGGTAATGTGAATTCCGTTTCTAGTCCTGTATTGAGTTGTGATTGCTGTGGAGGAGCTCACATGAGTTCTGATTGTATGCAGGTTCAATTTGTGTCTAATTATAAcaggcagcagcagcagaacaACCCTTATTCCAACACATACAACCCAGGCTGGAGGAATCATCCCAACTTTTCATGGAAAGATCAAGGTAACCAAGGTAGCAGTTCTAGACCTCTCCATCCTCTTGGTTTCCAACCAAGACCATCCCAACCAGAAAGTAAGCAGTCTTGGGAGATAGCTATTGAGAAGTTAGCCAATGCCAGTTCGGAGAGATTTGAGAGATTGGAAGCAAAGGTTGACCAGTTGGCGAGTTCCAATAGAAATGTGGAGGTGCAATTGGGGCAGTTAGCCAATTCCATCAATTCTCGTGGACATGGTAATTTGCCTAGTAAGACAGAGGTCAATCCGAAGGAGCATTGCAAGGCAGTCACCTTGAGAAGTGGTAAGCAACTTGGTCAGGTAAGTGGTGATACTATAGTTGGTGATGAAGTAGACTATGAAGAGGTGAGCAAGAAGGTCAGTGAAGAAGTTGAGGACCTAGCCAAGACAACATCCCCACTACCACCAGTCGAACCTTATGTTCCTCCCATTCCTTTTCCTCAAAGGCTTAAGCAGAATAAAATTGATCAACAGTTTGAGAAATTTTTGAAGGTGTTTAGGCAGCTTCACATTAATATTCCTTTTGCAGACGCCTTAGCACAAATTCCTGcatatacaaaatttttaaaggaGATCATGTCTAAGAAgaggaaattggaagatttcgAGACCATTGCCTTGACGGAGGAATGCAGTGCCATTATCCAGAATAAGCTTCCACCAAAGCTAAGAGATCCAGGGAGTTTTTCTATTCCTTGTACTATAGGTGATGTTGATTTTTCTAGAGCTTTATGTGATTTAGGTGCTAGTGTTTCACTAATGCCTTTATCTGTGTCTAGGAAGCTTGGATTGAAGGAGTTGAAGCCTACTACCATCTCTTTGCAGCTAGCTGATCGATCGGTCAAATATCCTTTGGGTGTTCTTGAGAATGTGCTGATCAAGGTAAAGAAGTTTATCATTCTAGTTGATTTTATTGTtttggagatggaagaagacACCGAGATCCCTATCATTTTAGGCCGGCCCTTTCTAGCCACAGCTGGAGCTATCATAGATGTTAAGAATGGTAGGTTGACTTTGAAGGTTGGTGAAGAAGAGGTAGAGTTTAATTTATTTGAAGCTACTAAATATCCTTCTTTTACTGATCATGTTTTTCGAGTTGATGTTGTAGATGAGTCGACCAGAGAGATTTTTAGGGCTGAAAATACTAAAGAACCTCTTGAGACTTGTTTAGTGAGTGCAGGGACAAGTAAAGATGATAATCTAGAGGTTGCCAAAGTGGCGTGTGCATTAGAGGCTACATGTcctaaacaaaaaaagagaggtaTTTATTTTGAGGATATCGGCAAAGGTCAGCCACCCCCTCCCCATCTAATGTGCAAGCACCAGTTCTGGAGTTGA